Proteins from one Oscillatoria nigro-viridis PCC 7112 genomic window:
- a CDS encoding aldo/keto reductase: MLGSSNAIAGRATPEGTRRYRERHNKNCAADHFRETGSLVASSIGIGTYLGEPDEYTDSLVAEAVVESVRRGANVIDSAINYRYQYGERSVGKAIRRLLESGEASRDELIICTKGGVVPHPTPNHVDWFYQQYVEPSNSTVSMADLAQERYCIHPEYIQDQLNWSLANLGIDTIDVYYLHNPEKLLSQVEPDTFYNRLREVFEVLEGAVLAGKIANYGLATWNAFRVLPTEKNHIDLARAKSIAGEVAGNKEDRFRFIQLPLNMGMPEAVLIPTQTIEGEQVSVLEAADRLGIWAIASRSICEAQVIGQIPEKIASAFGESLRTDCQRALQYTRSAPGLLSALVGMKAPQHIEENLALAAVGRLGRASFQELTDSIVEVLNGN, encoded by the coding sequence ATGTTAGGAAGTAGTAATGCGATCGCAGGCAGAGCTACCCCAGAAGGAACGCGGCGTTACAGGGAACGGCACAACAAAAATTGTGCAGCCGATCACTTCCGAGAAACTGGTTCGCTCGTTGCCAGCTCGATTGGAATTGGCACCTACCTTGGGGAACCAGATGAGTATACTGACTCTCTTGTGGCGGAAGCTGTAGTTGAGTCAGTTCGGCGGGGTGCAAATGTAATTGACTCAGCAATTAACTATCGCTACCAGTACGGAGAACGGAGTGTTGGAAAGGCTATCCGCCGTCTCCTGGAATCGGGAGAAGCCTCAAGAGATGAACTAATTATCTGTACGAAAGGCGGCGTTGTTCCGCATCCAACTCCAAACCATGTAGACTGGTTTTATCAGCAGTACGTCGAGCCAAGCAACTCTACTGTCAGCATGGCAGATTTGGCCCAGGAGCGTTACTGCATCCACCCAGAATACATTCAAGATCAGCTTAATTGGAGCCTCGCCAACCTCGGCATCGACACAATCGATGTCTACTATCTTCACAATCCAGAAAAGCTACTTTCTCAAGTTGAACCCGATACTTTTTACAATCGGTTGCGAGAGGTTTTTGAGGTACTTGAAGGTGCGGTTTTAGCTGGAAAAATTGCCAATTACGGTCTGGCAACTTGGAATGCTTTTCGCGTACTTCCCACTGAAAAAAACCATATCGATTTGGCGCGTGCGAAGTCCATTGCTGGAGAAGTAGCTGGGAACAAAGAGGATCGGTTTCGGTTTATCCAGCTTCCTTTGAATATGGGGATGCCGGAAGCGGTGCTAATTCCAACTCAAACAATCGAAGGAGAACAAGTTTCAGTATTGGAAGCTGCCGATCGCTTAGGCATTTGGGCGATCGCCAGCAGGTCGATCTGTGAAGCGCAGGTTATCGGTCAGATCCCAGAAAAGATTGCTTCTGCCTTTGGCGAAAGCTTGCGAACAGACTGCCAGCGGGCGCTCCAATATACCCGCAGCGCCCCTGGCCTCCTGAGTGCTCTTGTAGGGATGAAAGCGCCACAACATATCGAAGAGAACCTAGCCCTTGCTGCTGTCGGGCGGCTTGGGAGAGCAAGCTTTCAGGAACTTACTGATTCAATTGTTGAAGTGTTAAACGGAAATTGA
- a CDS encoding non-ribosomal peptide synthetase family protein yields the protein MQTINGFRLSPQQKYLWLLQQESPAYRAQCAISIEGNLQANALKEALQKVSDRHEILRTSFQRRSGIKFPIQVIGDRSLISWQIVNLECLTPPEQAAKVPEIFQNEKRSVFNFEQNPIWRLSLISLSANRHILLVSLPSLCADSRTIKNLIREISQCYAACLQGEELADEVVQYVQYSEWQNELIEDEEAAEGKKYWTQRDYSALASLKLPFENKTSGVSDAFEPNCFEVKIEPSLLEEIEAIARRYNTSTSAFFLACWKTLLWRLLGKAEIIIGTAFDNRKYEELEPALGLFAKFLPLRSQLQENFTFQEVWQETQQSQSEAYKWQEYFNREDINGSAGFPFCFEFEEQVEKYAAAGVDFSIYQQYVCGDRFKVKLSCVRREEALIAEFHYDPASIGEQAIQCLAEQFYTLIKSAANHPETALGELEILSDRARRQVLVEFNQTQKDYPTDKCIHQLFEQQVERVPDRLAVVCENQQVTYRELNGRANQIAHYLQQLGVKSEGLVGICAERSVDAIAGMLGILKAGGAYLPLDPAMPKERLALMLQDAGVAVLLTQQQLIENLPKTQAKIVCLDAEIPSVSPSPSPPLSPENLAYIIYTSGSTGTPKGVAIEHRSLVNYLYSIQEQLNLPSGGSFATVSTLAADLGNTVIFPALCTGGSLHIISQERATDPEAIAAYFQQHSIDCLKIVPSHLKALLTASNPAQVLPKKRLILGGEALSWNLIETIQKYAPECSVFNHYGPTEATVGVLAYPIKDRKNCISETVPLGRPINNAQIYLLDSHLQPVAIGVSGELYIGGASLARGYLNQPQLTAERFILNPLRNPEGILASNCLAIPSNRLYKTGDLARYLPDGNIEFLGRADSQVKLRGFRIELGEIEAGLSQHSAVRQAVVLLLENEPGNQRLVAYVVPARESAIAINELRSFLKEKLPDYMVPSAFVVLKALPLTANGKIDRRALPAPEAARADLADTFVAPSTPIEKMLAEIWAQLLGLEKVGIYDNFFDLGGHSLLITQLLAKVRDAFQKELPLRRFFEAPTIAALAKNIEVKHGADSAGDRTASFDINAEVVLDPEIRPATPLSEQKTEPACILLTGATGFLGAFLLRDLLQQTQAEIYCLVRSADSESAKKRIQSSLESYLIWDESSSDRIIPIAGDLSQPLLGLSEEQFRVLASKIDVVYHNGAFVKFTYPYSVLKPANVLGTQEVLRLASQSKLKPVHLISTISVFSAMGESGIKVVREEDELTPGEGLKGAYTQTKWVAEKLVEIARDRGIPVSIYRPGRISGDSQTGACNPSDLLYRLIAGCVQLGCAPDDDKLMNVAPVDYVSRAIVHLSRQKELLGKTFHLVNPQSFQMSELLGWICSMGYPIKRVSSETWQAEIINRAGYSPENALYPLVGLFSEKVSSAEMAKSATLQFDCQNALKGLSGTDIICPQADASLFRTYFSYLVDRQLIEAPKYLV from the coding sequence ATGCAAACAATTAATGGATTTCGGCTTTCTCCTCAACAAAAATATCTGTGGCTGTTGCAACAAGAGAGTCCCGCTTATCGCGCTCAATGTGCGATTTCGATCGAGGGCAATCTCCAAGCAAATGCTTTAAAAGAAGCGCTGCAAAAAGTCAGCGATCGCCACGAAATTCTGCGGACCAGCTTTCAGCGACGTTCTGGGATTAAATTTCCGATTCAAGTCATCGGCGATCGCAGCTTAATTTCCTGGCAGATCGTTAATCTCGAATGCTTGACCCCGCCAGAACAAGCGGCTAAAGTCCCTGAAATTTTTCAAAACGAAAAGCGCTCAGTTTTCAACTTTGAACAAAATCCAATTTGGCGCTTATCCTTAATTTCTCTATCAGCAAACAGGCACATTTTGCTTGTCAGCCTCCCTTCCCTGTGCGCCGATTCCCGCACCATCAAAAATCTAATTCGAGAAATTAGCCAGTGTTATGCAGCTTGCTTGCAAGGTGAGGAACTGGCCGACGAAGTGGTGCAATATGTCCAATATTCGGAATGGCAGAATGAATTGATTGAGGATGAAGAGGCGGCAGAGGGCAAAAAATATTGGACTCAGCGGGATTACTCGGCGCTAGCCAGTTTAAAATTGCCTTTTGAAAATAAAACAAGCGGCGTTTCTGATGCCTTTGAACCAAACTGTTTTGAGGTTAAAATAGAACCGAGTTTACTAGAGGAAATAGAAGCGATCGCCCGCCGCTACAATACCTCAACATCTGCTTTCTTTCTAGCTTGCTGGAAAACGTTGCTCTGGCGGCTGTTGGGAAAGGCAGAAATCATTATTGGCACCGCCTTCGACAATCGCAAATATGAAGAATTAGAGCCAGCACTCGGTCTATTTGCCAAGTTTTTACCGCTTCGCAGCCAACTGCAAGAAAATTTTACCTTTCAGGAAGTCTGGCAGGAAACTCAGCAATCCCAAAGCGAGGCTTATAAATGGCAGGAATATTTCAACCGGGAAGATATCAACGGATCGGCTGGATTTCCATTTTGTTTTGAGTTCGAGGAACAAGTAGAAAAGTATGCGGCGGCAGGCGTAGATTTTTCGATTTACCAGCAATATGTCTGCGGCGATCGCTTCAAAGTTAAACTCTCCTGCGTGCGCCGAGAGGAGGCGCTCATCGCTGAGTTTCACTACGATCCGGCCTCGATCGGGGAACAAGCGATCCAATGTTTAGCAGAGCAATTCTACACCTTAATAAAAAGTGCAGCTAATCACCCAGAAACCGCTCTCGGCGAGTTGGAAATTCTGAGCGATCGCGCCCGCCGCCAAGTCTTAGTTGAGTTCAACCAAACACAGAAAGATTACCCAACAGACAAGTGCATTCACCAGCTATTTGAGCAACAAGTGGAGCGCGTACCAGATCGCCTTGCGGTTGTCTGTGAAAATCAGCAAGTCACTTACCGGGAACTCAACGGCCGCGCCAACCAAATCGCTCATTACCTACAACAATTAGGAGTTAAATCCGAAGGATTAGTGGGAATTTGTGCTGAGCGATCTGTGGATGCGATCGCCGGAATGCTCGGCATTCTCAAAGCAGGCGGCGCGTACTTGCCACTCGATCCGGCCATGCCAAAAGAGCGCCTCGCCTTGATGTTGCAGGATGCCGGAGTGGCAGTGCTATTAACGCAACAACAGCTAATCGAAAACTTGCCAAAAACTCAGGCAAAAATCGTTTGCTTAGACGCAGAAATTCCCTCTGTCTCCCCCTCTCCCTCTCCTCCTCTCTCTCCTGAAAATTTAGCTTATATCATTTATACTTCCGGTTCCACTGGCACGCCAAAGGGAGTGGCAATTGAACACCGATCGCTCGTCAATTACCTCTACAGCATTCAGGAACAGCTAAACCTGCCATCAGGTGGCAGTTTCGCAACCGTTTCTACCTTGGCAGCAGACTTAGGAAATACAGTAATTTTTCCAGCTTTATGTACGGGAGGAAGCCTTCACATAATTTCCCAGGAACGCGCCACCGATCCAGAGGCTATCGCTGCTTACTTTCAGCAGCATTCCATTGACTGTCTCAAAATCGTTCCCTCCCACCTAAAAGCTTTATTAACTGCTTCTAATCCCGCGCAGGTTTTGCCGAAAAAGCGATTAATCCTTGGCGGCGAGGCCTTAAGTTGGAATTTGATCGAAACTATTCAGAAATACGCCCCAGAATGTTCAGTATTCAACCATTACGGGCCAACAGAAGCAACCGTAGGCGTGCTGGCTTATCCCATCAAAGACCGAAAAAATTGCATTTCTGAGACAGTTCCTCTCGGTCGCCCTATCAATAACGCGCAGATTTATTTACTTGATTCGCACTTGCAGCCAGTTGCCATTGGCGTGTCCGGCGAGTTATACATTGGCGGTGCTTCTTTAGCTCGCGGCTATCTAAACCAACCCCAATTAACCGCAGAAAGATTCATCCTCAACCCTTTGAGAAATCCCGAAGGCATTCTTGCTTCTAATTGCTTAGCTATACCTTCAAATCGCCTTTATAAAACAGGAGATTTGGCTCGGTATTTGCCGGACGGAAATATTGAGTTTTTAGGGCGGGCCGACAGCCAAGTTAAACTGCGAGGGTTCCGCATTGAATTGGGGGAAATAGAAGCAGGGCTATCTCAACATTCCGCTGTGCGCCAAGCAGTAGTTTTGCTACTGGAAAATGAACCGGGGAATCAGCGCTTAGTGGCCTATGTTGTACCCGCGAGGGAATCAGCGATCGCTATTAACGAGCTGCGGTCATTTTTAAAAGAAAAACTGCCCGACTACATGGTTCCTTCTGCTTTTGTCGTACTGAAAGCATTGCCCCTCACTGCTAATGGAAAAATAGACCGGCGGGCGCTGCCAGCGCCGGAGGCCGCGAGAGCCGATTTAGCAGATACTTTTGTCGCTCCTAGCACTCCCATTGAGAAAATGCTTGCTGAGATTTGGGCCCAGTTGCTAGGGCTGGAAAAAGTGGGAATTTATGACAATTTCTTTGATTTGGGGGGACATTCATTACTGATTACTCAGTTGCTAGCAAAGGTGAGAGATGCTTTCCAAAAGGAATTGCCCTTGCGCCGTTTCTTTGAAGCGCCTACCATCGCTGCTTTAGCAAAGAATATTGAGGTGAAGCACGGGGCTGATTCTGCGGGCGATCGCACTGCAAGTTTCGATATTAACGCTGAAGTTGTTTTAGATCCGGAAATTCGCCCTGCAACTCCATTGAGCGAGCAAAAAACTGAACCAGCTTGCATTCTTTTAACAGGGGCGACGGGCTTTTTGGGAGCCTTTTTACTCCGCGACCTCTTGCAACAAACTCAAGCAGAAATTTATTGCCTAGTCCGTTCTGCCGATTCAGAATCAGCTAAAAAGCGGATTCAAAGCAGCCTCGAATCCTATTTAATTTGGGATGAAAGCAGCAGCGATCGCATTATCCCAATTGCTGGAGATTTGTCTCAACCACTTTTGGGGCTTTCCGAGGAGCAGTTCCGAGTTTTAGCCAGTAAAATTGATGTCGTTTACCACAATGGCGCCTTTGTCAAGTTTACTTATCCCTACTCGGTTCTCAAACCCGCTAACGTTTTGGGGACGCAGGAAGTTCTGAGATTGGCGAGTCAAAGTAAGCTAAAACCAGTCCATTTAATTTCTACGATTTCCGTTTTCTCGGCAATGGGAGAATCTGGGATTAAGGTGGTGCGAGAGGAGGATGAACTCACTCCGGGAGAGGGTCTCAAAGGCGCTTACACTCAGACTAAGTGGGTGGCAGAAAAGCTAGTAGAGATTGCGCGCGATCGCGGGATTCCTGTTAGCATTTACAGGCCAGGCCGCATTTCTGGGGACAGCCAAACAGGGGCCTGCAATCCCAGCGATTTACTGTACAGGTTAATCGCTGGTTGCGTGCAACTTGGATGTGCGCCCGATGACGATAAGCTGATGAATGTAGCGCCTGTTGACTATGTGAGCCGAGCGATCGTTCATCTTTCGAGGCAAAAAGAATTGCTCGGAAAGACTTTTCATTTAGTCAACCCTCAGTCGTTTCAAATGAGTGAATTGCTGGGCTGGATTTGCTCAATGGGTTATCCAATCAAACGAGTTTCGTCTGAGACTTGGCAAGCAGAAATAATCAATCGCGCTGGATATTCTCCAGAAAATGCGTTGTATCCGCTTGTAGGTCTTTTCTCCGAAAAAGTTTCGTCAGCAGAAATGGCTAAATCTGCCACGCTGCAATTCGATTGCCAGAATGCGTTGAAGGGGCTTTCTGGAACGGACATTATCTGCCCGCAAGCGGATGCGAGTTTGTTTCGGACTTATTTTTCCTATCTCGTCGATCGCCAGTTAATAGAGGCTCCCAAATATCTGGTCTAA
- a CDS encoding tetratricopeptide repeat protein, with protein MNLKQFYKRGLHSAKKGNYEAAIDDFDRILQLNPADAKAYNNRGLVYYYMKDYQKAIADLSQALDINPNFFEAYLNRGNAWRHLGEHEKAIEDLNCALANKPNSHAIYNNRGLVLANLGNYEEAIEDYNRALSINSNNYKTYYNRGRAYYLLGEKEAATENFNQTLRLNPKYIKAYINRGLCYHQLGDNTQAMADYNTALAIDPKNVYAYYNRGCVRYKLKQMQLAIEDFDKAVELDPNYVKAYLNRGLALYKLGDIAAANKDFYHVMCINAEAYLYYQAQRCTPDINSYFKEAPQVELNNAAEYYNTTLNTMSTSLSSAALNAVWNQEDLENRDSIICEGEFIND; from the coding sequence ATGAACCTCAAACAATTTTACAAGCGCGGTTTGCACAGCGCCAAGAAAGGAAACTATGAAGCGGCGATCGACGATTTCGATCGCATACTGCAACTCAATCCCGCCGATGCCAAAGCCTATAACAATCGCGGCTTGGTTTACTATTACATGAAAGACTACCAAAAAGCGATCGCCGACCTCAGCCAAGCCCTAGATATCAATCCTAATTTCTTCGAGGCTTACTTGAATCGAGGCAATGCTTGGCGTCATCTCGGAGAACACGAAAAAGCCATTGAAGATCTAAACTGCGCTTTAGCAAATAAGCCTAACAGCCACGCTATCTACAACAACCGGGGACTTGTACTTGCTAATTTAGGAAATTACGAAGAAGCAATAGAAGACTACAATCGAGCTCTATCTATCAATTCCAACAATTATAAAACCTATTACAACCGGGGGCGCGCTTACTACCTTTTGGGAGAAAAAGAGGCAGCAACGGAAAACTTTAACCAAACGCTGCGGTTGAATCCTAAATATATCAAAGCTTACATAAATCGAGGTCTCTGTTACCACCAATTAGGAGACAACACGCAGGCGATGGCAGATTACAACACTGCACTCGCCATCGATCCAAAAAATGTTTATGCCTATTATAACAGAGGTTGCGTTCGCTATAAATTAAAACAAATGCAGCTTGCCATTGAAGACTTTGACAAAGCAGTGGAACTAGATCCGAACTATGTTAAAGCTTATCTCAACCGGGGTTTAGCGCTGTATAAACTTGGAGATATTGCGGCAGCAAATAAGGATTTTTACCACGTAATGTGCATTAATGCTGAAGCTTATTTATACTACCAAGCCCAGCGGTGTACGCCTGATATTAATTCATACTTCAAGGAAGCGCCACAGGTAGAACTTAATAATGCTGCCGAATACTACAACACAACATTAAATACGATGTCAACTTCCTTAAGTTCTGCAGCATTAAACGCGGTCTGGAATCAAGAAGATTTGGAGAACAGAGACTCGATTATCTGTGAAGGTGAATTTATTAATGATTGA